Proteins from a genomic interval of Medicago truncatula cultivar Jemalong A17 chromosome 3, MtrunA17r5.0-ANR, whole genome shotgun sequence:
- the LOC25489523 gene encoding autophagy-related protein 16 has product MAKEEIANQAIKHAFRALRKRHLNEEGAHAAAFAALSRPIVSQASEWKEKAESLEMELQQCYKAQSRVSEQLVVEIAESRTLKSVIQEKETAVDDLQKELTSMRDECKQMKKDLEDKINAHEIILSENTELKTQLEEMTIRAKSAEIEHKTLVDRMMLEKMKNAEQLNEANQLYDDMIKQLKASGLEKLARQQIDGIVRQGEEYADVILQSIVPSTCKHRLQAHEGGCAAILFECNSNKLITGGQDRAVKVWDTDSGSLISNLHGCLGSVLDLAITNDNRSVIAASSSNNLYAWDLNLGRVHHTLTGHTDKVCAVDVSKVSSRHVVSSAYDGTIKVWDLLKGYCINTIIFHSNCNALSFSTDGQTILSGHVDGNLRLWDIKSGKLLSEVAAHSLAVTSISLSRNGNVVLTSGRDNLHNLFDMRSLEVSGTLKAAGNRVASNWSRSCISPDDKNVAAGSSDGSVYVWSASKADIVGTLKEHTSSILCCTWSGLGRPLASADKNGVVCIWT; this is encoded by the exons ATGGCGAAGGAAGAAATTGCAAATCAAGCTATCAAGCATGCTTTCAGGGCTCTGAGAAAGCGGCATTTGAACGAAGAAGGAGCTCATGCTGCTGCTTTTGCTGCTCTTTCTAGACCTATTGTTTCTCAG GCCTCTGAATGGAAAGAGAAAGCAGAGAGTCTGGAAATGGAACTTCAGCAATGCTACAAAGCTCAATCCCGAGTATCTGAGCAGCTTGTTGTGGAAATAGCTGAATCTAGAACTTTGAAATCTGTGATTCAAGAGAAAGAAACTGCAGTTGATGATTTGCAAAAAGAGTTGACTTCAATGAG GGATGAGTGCAAGCAAATGAAAAAGGACTTAGAAGACAAAATTAATGCTCATGAAATCATTCTAAGTGAGAATACAGAGCTTAAAACACAATTGGAGGAAATGACTATTAGAGCCAAGAGTGCTGAAATTGAACATAAGACATTGGTGGATCGCATGATGttagaaaaaatgaagaatgcTGAACAACTAAATGAG GCAAACCAACTGTATGATGACATGATCAAGCAGCTAAAGGCCAGTGGTTTAGAAAAACTTGCAAGACAGCAGATAGATGGCATAGTTCGCCAAGGTGAAGAATACGCCGATGTCATTTTGCAGTCAATTGTCCCATCCACATGTAAACACAGGCTCCAAGCACACGAAGGTGGTTGTGCTGCCATATTGTTTGAGTGTAATTCTAATAAATTGATAACCGGGGGACAGGATCGAGCAGTTAAAGTGTGGGATACCGATTCAGGATCCTTAATTTCCAATCTTCATGGCTGCCTTGGCTCTGTATTAGATCTCGCAATCACCAACGATAATAGATCTGTTATTGCTGCTAGCAGCTCAAACAACTTGTATGCATGGGATCTCAACTTGGGTCGTGTCCATCATACCCTTACTGGCCACACGGATAAAGTCTGTGCCGTTGACGTCAGCAAGGTTTCCAGCCGTCACGTCGTCAGTTCAGCTTACGACGGCACTATAAAAGTTTGGGACTTGCTTAAAGGCTATTGCATTAACACAATCATTTTCCACAGCAACTGCAATGCTCTTTCCTTCAGCACGGATGGACAGACCATACTTTCTGGACATGTTGACGGAAATCTTCGACTATGGGATATTAAAAGCGGAAAACTACTCAGCGAGGTTGCAGCACACTCACTTGCTGTCACATCAATATCTCTTTCTCGAAATGGAAATGTTGTACTAACCAGTGGAAGGGACAATTTGCACAATTTGTTTGACATGCGATCTCTAGAAGTTAGTGGCACACTGAAAGCCGCCGGAAATAGAGTGGCCTCCAATTGGAGTCGCTCGTGTATTAGCCCGGATGATAAAAATGTTGCTGCCGGATCATCAGATGGATCTGTCTATGTTTGGTCAGCATCTAAAGCTGATATAGTCGGTACTCTGAAGGAACATACTTCTTCTATCCTTTGTTGTACATGGAGTGGCCTCGGAAGACCCTTAGCTTCAGCTGACAAGAATGGAGTTGTTTGTATCTGGACCTAA
- the LOC25489524 gene encoding alpha/beta hydrolase domain-containing protein 17B, whose product MGGVTSSMAAKLAFFPPNPPSYKLIKEEATGLLLMEPFPHRENVEVLKFPNRRGIEIVAMYVRHPMAKTTVLYSHGNAADIGQMYELFVELSIHLRVNLIGYDYSGYGQSSGKPSEHNTYADIEAVYKCLEENYGAKQEDIILYGQSVGSGPTLDLAARLPRLRAVVLHSPILSGLRVMYPVKRTYWFDIYKNIDKIPLVKCPVLVIHGTADEVVDCSHGKHLWELCQQKYEPLWLKDGNHCNLELYPEYLRHLRKFISTVEKSPSQRLSFRRSVDRVEQSRGSTDCSEKPRKSTDHRDKPPRSTDKSEKLKYHEFKFNNPEKLEKLRVQFDQTERSRRSVEYNDKSRSIEFQEKSRRSVDVQFERPRKSIDWLDRIRAS is encoded by the exons ATGGGAGGAGTGACGTCATCAATGGCAGCGAAATTAGCATTCTTTCCACCAAACCCACCATCATACAAACTCATCAAAGAAGAAGCAACAGGTTTATTGTTGATGGAACCATTCCCACACCGTGAAAATGTTGAAGTTTTGAAATTTCCTAATCGACGTGGAATTGAGATCGTTGCTATGTATGTTCGTCATCCAATGGCGAAAACCACTGTGCTGTACTCTCATGGAAATGCTGCTGATATTGGTCAGATGTATGAGCTTTTTGTGGAGCTTAGTATTCACCTGCGGGTTAATCTCATTGG ATACGATTACTCTGGCTATGGACAGTCGTCAGGGAAG CCAAGTGAGCATAATACGTATGCTGACATTGAAGCTGTATATAAGTGTCTCGAAGAGAACTATGGTGCTAAGCAGGAAGATATAATCCTTTATGGTCAATCTGTTGGGAGTGGTCCTACTTTGGATCTTGCTGCTCGATTACCCCGACTGAGGGCTGTTGTTCTCCATAGTCCTATACTATCGGGGTTGAGAGTGATGTATCCGGTGAAAAGGACATACTGGTTTGACATCTATAAG AACATTGATAAAATTCCGTTGGTGAAGTGTCCAGTGCTAGTGATTCAT GGAACTGCTGATGAGGTTGTTGATTGCTCTCATGGAAAGCATTTATGGGAGCTATGCCAACAGAAATATGAACCTTTATGGCTCAAAGATGGAAACCACTGTAACTTGGAGCTCTATCCAGAATACCTTAGACATCTAAGAAAATTCATATCAACGGTAGAAAAGTCACCATCCCAAAGACTGAGTTTTAGAAGAAGTGTGGATAGGGTTGAACAATCCAGAGGAAGTACTGATTGCTCAGAAAAGCCAAGGAAGAGCACAGATCACAGAGACAAACCACCAAGAAGTACTGATAAGTCAGAAAAACTGAAATatcatgaattcaaattcaacaatcCTGAGAAATTAGAGAAGTTAAGAGTCCAATTTGACCAGACGGAGCGGTCAAGAAGAAGCGTAGAGTACAATGACAAATCTAGAAGCATTGAATTCCAAGAGAAATCCAGAAGAAGTGTCGATGTTCAGTTTGAGAGACCGCGGAAGAGCATCGACTGGCTGGATAGAATTCGAGCTAGTTGA